GCATATCGCGGTTCGGGCAGTTTCAGTCGTCCCCCGGGCTCCATTTTCGGCATCTCACTCGGTTCGCGCGCAGCGTTCGCTCCGGGCTCGTAGTGCTCAGGTGGCGATACGACCACGAGCAGTAGCGCGATGAGCACGACCACAGCAACAATCACGGCCACGAGCACCAGTTTCGGTCGCATGATTACGCACGTATGATGATTCTTACAAAGATCGCCACGGAAAATATCGTTTGCGGTTGGTCGGGGTAGCGGCTCGAGCAGCGCCATGATCAGTCCACCGCGGATTTTCGTGCTCGCTCAATTGATCGTGGCGGACTCGGTGATGCGCACGATTTTCTCAGAGTAGTGTGGTTGGGTTTGCTGCGTCAGCTTCTTTACCCGCCGGAGTAGTCCCAGCATACCGCACGGTAAAGTACGCGCACGCCGGCTTTATATGTGCATTGCAGAGTACGCCCAGGTCGGGATTTGAACCCGAGTCCGAGCCTCGACAGGGCTCAATGATAGGCCGCTACACCACCCGGGCTTTCGTTCAGTTCTTTATTCTCCTAGACTATATTAATACTTAAATCTTTAGAGGATTGGATGTAACACTACACTTCCAAGAGCGAGAAAGAGAGAGAAGCGAAAGGAGATGGAGGACAATGGCAACACGAGGCAAGAAAGCCGCAGAAAAAGTTAAAGTATTGATGGACAAGACCGAGCGAATACGCAATATCGGGATCATTGCGCATATCGACCACGGCAAGACTACGCTGACCGATAACCTCCTTGCAGGTGCGGGGATCATATCGAATGAACTGGCGGGAGCGCAGCTCTTCACCGATTTCTATTACCTGGAGCAGGAGCGCGGGATCACGATCTTCGCCGCGAATGCCTCCATGGTTTATGACTATAAGGGTACGTCGTATCTCATTAACCTGATTGATACGCCCGGGCACGTGGATTTCGGCGGTGACGTGACACGGGCGCTGCGTGCCGTTGACGGCGCGGTCGTGGTCGTCGATGCTGTGGAGGGCGCGATGCCACAGACCGAGACCGTGATGCGGCAGGCGATGAAGGAGAATGTCAAGCCCGTGCTCTTCATCAACAAGGTCGATCGGATGATCAATGAGCTGAAGGTGGATGCACAGGAGATGCAGAACCGGCTCGGTAAGATCATCACGAAGATGAACAAGCTGATCAAGAGCATGAACCCGGCGAAATATGAAGAGTGGAAGCTCGATGCGGCGACCGGTAATGTCGCGTTTGGCTCCGCATTGTATAACTGGGCCGTGAGCGTCAAAACCATGCAGAGCACCGGCATCGCCTTCAAAGAGGTCTATGATTACTGTAAGGCGGGTACCATGAAGGAGTTGGCGCAGAAATGCCCCGCTCATGTTGCCGTGCTCGATATGGTCACGGAGCACCTGCCCAACCCCCTGGTGGCACAGAAATACCGTGTGCCCGTGATCTGGCGTGGTGATGACACCTCCACGATCGGGAAGGACATGGTCGCGTGTAACCGGGACGGTGATGTCGCCTTTATGGTCACCGATATTTCAGTGGACCCCCATGCAGGCGAAGTGGCAACCGGACGGCTCTTCAGCGGGACGCTGAAGCGCGGTGATGAATTGATCATCTCCGGCCTCTACAAGACGAACCGCATCCAGCAGGTCTGTATCTTTATGGGTGAGGAGCGCGTCGAGGTCGATAACGTGCCCGCAGGTAACATCGCGGGTCTCGCCGGTATGAAGGATGCTATTGTTGGCTCCACGCTCTCGTCGAAGGAGATGACGCCCTTCGAGAGTATCAAGCATTACAGTGAGCCGGTGGTTACCGTCGCGGTCGAGGCGAAGAACACGAAGGACCTGCCGCGCCTGATTGACGTAATCAGGAAGCTGGCAAAGGAAGATCCCTCGATTCGCGTCGAGATCAATGAAGAGACCGGAGAGCACCTGATCTCTGGTATGGGTGAACTCCATCTCGATATCATTACGCACCAAATTAATGTCGATGAGAACGTGCCCATCATCGCATCACCACCCATCGTTGTCTTTAGAGAGACGGTGGAGTCCCCTGCGGGGCCGGTAGAGGGGAAATCGCCGAACCGGCATAATAAGTTCTATTTCGAGGTCGAGCCACTTGAGCCTGCGGTCCTTGAGAAGATACAGTCCGGGGACATTCAGATGGGCAAGGATAAGGTGGCGATGCGTGATCAGCTGATCGAAGCTGGTATGTACAAGGAAGAGGCCAAGAATGTGGTCAGCATCGTCGAAGGCAATATGCTGCTTGACATGACCAAAGGTATCCAGTACCTGCGAGAGACGATGGAACTGGTCATAGAGGGCTTTGAAGAGGTCATGCGTCAGGGACCGCTGGCGAAGGAGAAGTGCCGCGGCATCAAGGTGAAACTCATGGACGTGAAACTGCATGAGGATGCGATCCATCGTGGCCCTGCTCAGGTGATTCCAGCAGTGCGCAGCGCGCTGTTCGCCGCTATCCTGCTCGCTAAGGCGAACTTCCTCGAGCCAGTCCAAACGGTGTTCATCAGCATACCCCAGAACCTGCTCGGGAATGTCACTCACGAGCTACAGGGCAGAAGAGGTCAGATACTGGATATCCAAACCGAGGCCGACATGGTCTCGCTGCAGGCCGAGACTCCCGTAGCGGAGATGTTCGGCTTCGCTGGCGACATCCGTTCGGTAACCGAGGGCCGAGCGCTCTGGAGCACTGAATTCGCGGGCTTCAAACCCATCCCCCAGAACCTCTTTGGTGAGAAGGTGCTGGACGTACGGAAACGGAAAGGGTTGAAGCCGGAGATGCCGCGAGCCGCTGATTTCGTCTCGTAATCCTGGTTAAGCTAAGCAACAGGCAACCGGAATAGATCACGTATGAGGGTGCATCGGCACCCCTACTCTTTATTTACTCACCGGTGCCCGTGACGCCAGGAAGGTGAGATACACCTCACAGACACGTTCGGCCGTGAATCCGATCCAATCTGCAGGGAGGAGCTCTGGTGGAAGCTGCGGATCCACCGAAAAGATACGTGAAAAGGCGTCATTCACCTCGATGCCCTTCAAGAACAGGTAGCTCGGATCGATTTGCTCACCGTGCGCTACACGTTCCCGTATCACCCCCAGCTCTTCGCGATACAGGGCGATGAAGTGACGATATTCGCGCTCCAGCCGTTTGAGATCCCAAATCCTGGGCACGAGCTCTCCAACGCGCCCCCCGCTCTCGTAGCATGCGGAAAAGAACTCGACATGATCCTCAATGCCGTAGTCCGCTATGAGTTCTTTCACCGCCGCATGCTTATCATAGGGCGAGATCATGACGGACGACTGCAGCATGCCATACCCGATGAAGAGCAGGTGCTTCCGCAGCGCATCGCGACTGTACCGCAGGCGCTCGGGGATGTCAAAGGTGACAAGGTGCCACCGGCCATCCCACTCGCGCGCTCGCCGAAGCGCCCGGAAATCTCGCAGGACGAGTGCCGCCTTGCCCTGCTCGGTGAGTGAATACCGTGCTCCCTTATTTTTACGGCGGCTCACCACCAAACCCGCCTTCTTCATCCGGGACAGGGACGTCCGTACCGACGCTTCAGATCCTGAAAAGCTTCTCAGGAGGGTCAGCATCCGTTCGACCGGAACGTCTCGCTCGTGAGACAGGAGGCAGAGGATCGCTTTCTCCACAGAGATCATTATTGATTGCTCGCGCGCTGTATCAAGATGAGATACCACATCAACATATAAATAACCAGCCGATCGCAATTAAAATGTTATATATACTTATAGCCCGGGATCTTACCTGATACCGTGAAGAAAGATGGCCCAGCAGTTAGGTGGAACACCCATCTTGGTGTTGAAGGAAGGGAGTGAACGCACACAGGGAAGAGACGCACAGAGCAGGAACATCCTCGCCGCAAAAGTCATCGCTTCTGCAGTTAAGTCAACTCTAGGGCCCAAAGGGATGGATAAGATGATGGTCGATTCCATGGGGGATATCATCGTCACCAATGACGGCGCGACGATTCTCAAAGAGATGGACATCGAGCATCCCGCGGCAAAGATGATGGTCGAAATCGCGAAGACGCAGGATGACGAGGTCGGCGACGGCACGACGACCGCGGTGGTCACCGCGGGTGAACTCTTGAAACGTGCCGAAGACCTCCTGGAGCAAGATGTGCATCCAACCGTGATCGTCGCGGGGTTTCGGAGCGCTGCGGAGAAGGCCTGCGAGATATTGAGCGACAGTGCACTCGAGGTCTCGACGGCCGATACGGATACGTTGCAGAAGATCGCACAGACCTCGATGACCGGGAAAGGCGCGGGTATAGAGAAAGATCTACTCACCACACTCGCGGTCGATGCCGTGCGCATGGTTGCAGAAGATAATGCGGAGAAGATCGATACTGATCAGATAAAGGTGGAGAAGAAGACCGGCGGCAGGACGGGGGATTCTACCCTGATCCGCGGTATGCTGGTGGATAAAGGGCGGGCGCACCCGGAAATGCCAAAACGAGTGCCGAAAGCGAAAATAGCGCTCGTTAACGCCGCATTCGAGATCGAAAAGACCGAAGTGGACGCGAAAATCGAGATCTCCGCGCCCGACGAGCTGCAAACCTTCCTGGATGAGGAGAGGGGGATGCTCGCGGAGATGGTGAACATGGTGCAGGAAAGCGGAGCGAACGTGCTCTTCTGCCAGAAGGGGATCGACGATCTTGCCCAGGGGTATCTGGCAAAAGCGGATATTATGGCCGTGAAACGGGTTAAAGAGCGCGATTTGAAGTTGCTCGCCCGGGCAACCGGGGGTAAGATCATCACCAGTCTTGATGAGATCAGACCGGAAGATCTTGGCGGGGCCGGCGTGGTGGAAGAAGAGAAGATCGGTGGTGACGAGATGATCTTCGTTAAGGACTGCCGGAACCCGAAATCCGTTTCCATTCTGCTTCGCGGGGGGACAGAGCACGTGCTGGATGAGCTGGAGCGGAGCTTGCATGACGCGTTACGGGTAACCGCATGCGCGCTCGAGGACGGTAAATACGTTCCTGGTGGTGGCGCTCCTGAGATCGAGCTGGCGCTCAGGCTGCGTGACTTTGCGGCAACCGTGGGTGGTCGGGAGCACCTGGCAATCCAGGCCTTTGCCGATGCCATCGAAGTCATTCCGCGCTCACTTGCTGAGAATGCCGGATTGGATCCTATTGACATGCTCGTTGCCCTGCGGTCCGCGCATGAGTCGGGTAAGACGTATGCTGGTCTTGATGTGTACAAAGGAACGATAGCGGACATGCTGAAAGCCGGGGTCATTGAGCCGCTGCGGATAAAGACACAGGCTATTGGATCGGCAGCAGAATCGGCAACGATGGTACTGAGAATCGATGACGTTATTGCGTCTGGTGCAGAGGAGCAGCAGCCGGAAGGTGGCGGTATGCCGCCGGAAGCGGGCTATCCGGGCATGGCTATGGGCGGCGCTTACTAATCGAGAGCTGCTCAGTGCTCAGGGTGGCTATCTAAAAAAACCTGGAGGATGCAACCTCATGCTCGGGTGCGTCGATCTGGGACGGCTGATCACCGTTACGTAGAGCACGAACGAGCATTCAGCAACTCGTGAGCTGCAGCCGCTTTTGCATCTCTTCATACCGGGTTCGAATGGTGATCGGGGTCGTTCCAGCCACCTTGGCGATCGAAGACTCATCCACGGGCTCGCCACTCATTTGTGATGCGAGATAGATCGCAGCACCCGCTGTTCCTGTGGGTGACCACCCTTTCGCCATGCCCATGCCGCCACTCTTACGAATGATCTGTATCGCGCGCTCTCGAACGCTGCTGCTTAAGCCGAGCATGGAGCAGAACCGTGGTATGAAGCGTGCAGGGCTTGCTGGTGCGAGCTTTATCCCCATCTCTTTAATGAGGAACAAGTATGCACGCCGAATCTTCTTCAACGGCATTTTTGAGACCACCACAATCTCCTTCAGGGTTCGAGGTATGCCATACTGCCTGCAGGTGATATAAAGCATTGCCGATATCAGTTCCTCTACACTCCTCCCCTTGATCAGATTTTGGTGCATCGCTTCTCGGTACAAAATGGCAGTCTCTTCTCGCACATCCGCTGGCAACTTGAGCGCCGATGCCATTCGATCCAGCTCGCCAAGCGCGAGGATCAGGGTCTTATCCCCACCCTCCAGACCAATTCGGCCCCGCAACCGAAAGGTCTGCGGAAGTCCTTTTGGGATCGGCGTGCTCAAACCTTTGTTATGGAGTCGATAGCTCAGTGGAGGCCCGGTCCGTACCCGTTGTGCGGCTTGCTCCTGATCGTAAGCGCGCCATTCAGGGCCTTGATCAATCAAAGCTTCCGCTAACACTACCCCGCAATCAGCGCAGTACAGGTCTGCATGCTTGGGATCCATCACGATATGTTTCGAGCCACACTCCGGACACGTACGAATTCGCTCCATACTATACTTATCTTAACAACGTTATCGCATAAAAGACTTTGTTAAATTGAATAATTTTGCCCTAATCGAGCGCTAACCCGTTCCCTGCTCTCGCCAATCTAGCTCCCTGATGCGCGTTTCGCCGCGCGCACTCGCTGATAGGTTCAGATACGTCCTGCCGCGAAACCGGCAAGCAATCGGGTAGCGTACGGACGTTTTGGGGGGCGCTACATTGTCAACGATTCAGCACCTCGAGAACCGCGTCATGCTCTGCTTAATGCTCGTGAAGTCGCGCACGTAGCTGGTCCGAGCACGCCGTGAAGCGGCGGTTTTAGCGGTGTTTCTCACCGAGCCGCACGTACAACAACATCTCTGGTGATCTTCTCCACGTTCGCGGTACGTTCGTTTGGTCTTCAGAGTGATCTAGGGCCAGAGCAATCAGGATACAGAAACGCTGCCCTGAGCGCTCAGAATGCCAATCGCAGCGTCACTATCTCAAAGGGGTTCAGGGTCAGTTTGAGCGTGGCACCGTCCTGGATCACCTCTTTGGTCAACGCCGGATCTTCCTCCTCCAGCATATTGACCACCGTCACTTCCCGGGGCACCTGGAAGAGCTGTATTTCGGTCTCAGTCTCGCGTCCGTCCGCCTCGTAGAAGCGGAGAATAACGCCTGCCTTGTCCTCAGCTCGCTTCAGTGCCGAGAGCATCACGCTCAACGGTGTGATCTTCAAGAATGAGCGCTGCTGTGGCAGTTTTACGTCACGCGAGAGCTGCATTGCGTCCAGATCGACATTGAACTCCTGTGCCCGGCGGTAAGAGTGTGCAGTTCGCCAATCACCGGCATGCGGATGGATGGCGTACCGGAAGGTGTATCGTTTCAGCTCACGTGCGTCAGGCACCGGTACCGCCGGACCTGCCTTACCATCTGAAGAGAGCATAGAGACGCTCCGGAGCAGGGTGAGATAGATGTTACCGTCCCGCAGCTCGTTCTCGGGTATTCCATGATGGATCACCGTCAGTCCCCGCTCGTCATCAGAATAATCAAGCCATTGCTGTGAGGGGCAGACTCCCCGCGGCGCCTCAACCCAGCTCTCAAACTCATCTTGCTGGTCACACCGATCCTCACTCAGCGGACGGGTAATCGTGCCGAATTGGGTGCCGCAGACATAGCTATCGCTCTTGATATTCGTCGAGAATCGGACTCGCGTTCGCGTGCGCGGGTGCTTGTCCATAAGGGTGGTCACGAAATCGATCCGTGAAAGGCCCTTGTACACCACGATCTTCTTCGAGCACTCTAGGAACCGGTGGCGCCAGATCCGTGGCTCCATCTTCTCCGTCAGCCGGTACGGCCACCGCAGTGAGTAATAATCGGTATCCACGTTGATCACCCGTCGCAGCGGACTCTTATCGATCGAGAAATTCTTTAACCTGAAGGAGCCGTACTTCACGCCCTCGCCCGTCTCAGTCTTCAACGGAATGCACAATTTCTGGCGATGATAGTACAGGTCGCCAGTTTCCTCCTCGAGCACCAGCTCGTTCGCCTTGCACGTGGTGCTGCGGGTAAGCCCGCGCTTATGCACGATGTCGACCAGTCCCGTGACAGGATCCACCTCAACACCAAAGAATCGATTCTCAATGGTATTCCCGTGGATCCGAATGAAATCGGGATCAAAGGGGAGACGGCGCGGATCTCGCTCGATTATTCGGTAGACCTTATACCCCAACGCCGGTACGGTGGCAACAAAACCGAGACGGACGTACTTCAACGAGTCGTCCGTATAGCGCGTGAACCGAATGACCTCCACTTCGATCTCCTCAGTGCCGCATTTCAAGCCGCCGACCGAGATTACGTGCCCGCGCTGAAAGTTCAGATCCATCTCTAACCAGTTCTTGACCTCCCAGGAGAGTGAGTTGAAGACGATAATATCGCCGCTCGCACTCTCTACGCCACCTTCCATGAAGCGTGTGAACCTGCCGAGCTTGGATTCCTCATCCACGAGTTCCGCGAAGATACGCGGGCAGAGTGCGGCCATGTAGGTATTCATGAAACTCAAATACTGCTTCACTTCGTCGTAACCCCGGTCCATACCAGTGCCCGGAATAACATCGTGGAAGGCGATAAAGAGGATCTTCCGCCAGCTCTCACGGAGCTCATCAGAGGGATAGTAGCTGTTGAGGAGCCAGGTGATCGTGCCCCAGCGCTCGACGCAGGTCATCCAGTTCTCGTAGTCTGCGAGCCCCTGCTTGATCCACATCCTGGTCGAGCTGACATCCGGGAAGATCTCCGAGTATCTGCCGGAGTACATCTCTCCCGTTCTGACCACGAGCTCGCGGTCCTTCGTCTCCTGCTCCAGCGCTTCGAAGAATTCGCGTGGCGTGGTCAGCTTCATCAGGGCTTCGTTGCCACGCTTCTTGTTCCAGTCCTCCACGACAGCCGGCGTTTCGGGCTGCGGCATGGTCACCCCGCTTCCGGAAGGCATGAGGATGTGCGAGGTTGCTGCTAACGCTTTGAGCTTCTTGTAGCTCTCTTCCAGCTTCGTCAAATCCAGTCCCGCGCGATAGCCCAGCGGCATCCAGTGGGTAAGGATCTTCGTACCATCCAGGCCCTCCCAGAGGAATTCCGACGGTTTATTCTCCGGTATTCCCCGGCGAAACGCAAGGTACTTATAGCCGCATTTGGTGTAAATCTGGGGCAGCTGCGCATTGAGCCCGAAGCTATCGGCCTGCCACATCACCGGCACGTCAACCCCGAACTTCTCCTTCACGTATTGCTTGCCCACCAGGATCTCGCGTATCAAGGTCTCTCCCGCCGGGAGCATGGTGTCGGCCATCAGGTATTCTCCATCCACGATCTCCAGCTTACCTGCTTTGATCTGCTCGGAAAGCTTCTCGAACAGCTCGGGATACCGATGCTCTACCTCCTCCAGCAGGAAGGTCTGCTCCACAAGGAACCGGTAATTGGTCTTTTCAATGAGCTCTGCCACCTCTTTCAGGATGAGCAGCATATTGATATAGAAGTAGTCTTCCTTCGTGAACGCCCAGATCGCATCATAATGTGTGTGCGGAACGAGATAAATCGTGTCCCGTTCTTCTTCCTTCTTCTCCTCCTTTGCCATAATCCTCAATCCACCACCAATCAGCTAATCGTTTATAAACTTTCGGACGACCTCAACCCAGCCGTTTGGACCCTCGCCCGCGGCTCGATAGAGATTGCGCGCGCCGAACTCGAGCCAGCCACCCTTCTTGTTCCGCACCACCGCCGGCTGATCCACCGCCTGTAACATCGGGATATCGTTCCGGCTATCGCCCACGCCGATGGTCAGCACGGAGCCATATTCGCGCTTGAAGAGTTCCGTAAGCTTCTGCACCGCCCGGCCCTTGTCCGCGTTTTTCCCGTGGATATTGTAATAGCGGCCACCGTGGGTAACGGCAAAGCCCTTCGCTTCGATCTTCGCGACCAGCTCCGCAGCCTTCTCTGGGGGCTCGTCAAAGATGAAGCTTTCATTATACGACTTCCGCTTCGCGCGCACCGCCTGCTCGAGTGTTAAGTTCGCATCCCCGGCCACTTCTTCCGCGGTCATGTCGCCAAAGCCGGTAATGCTGAATCCTGTTTCAGCGCGAATCGCCTGCAGCGCAGCTCGGAGCTCGTTATATGATGCGCCAAGCTCAATAACGCGGTATTTGCCCTGGTTCCGGGCCTCGAACTCGAAGGAGAAATACTGTTCGGGAATGAAGATGGCACCACCATTGTCCACGATGAACGGGTCATGGACACCGAGGAGCTCTTGGTAATACTCGTTCTCCGCCAGGGTTTTTGCCGTGCAAAAAATGATGGGCACCTGATGCCGCTTCACGTGCTCAAGTGCAGGAAGTGCGGGCTCGTAGGAATAGTCCTGGAGGTCCAGCAGCGTTCCGTCAAGGTCAGTGAAGAGCACTTTCTTCAGGGGTTCGTTCACTCCAGCCAAGTCAAGTCCTCCAGGATGCTCTAAATCGTGCGGTCCTTTTCTAGC
This genomic stretch from Methanomicrobia archaeon harbors:
- a CDS encoding elongation factor EF-2 — protein: MATRGKKAAEKVKVLMDKTERIRNIGIIAHIDHGKTTLTDNLLAGAGIISNELAGAQLFTDFYYLEQERGITIFAANASMVYDYKGTSYLINLIDTPGHVDFGGDVTRALRAVDGAVVVVDAVEGAMPQTETVMRQAMKENVKPVLFINKVDRMINELKVDAQEMQNRLGKIITKMNKLIKSMNPAKYEEWKLDAATGNVAFGSALYNWAVSVKTMQSTGIAFKEVYDYCKAGTMKELAQKCPAHVAVLDMVTEHLPNPLVAQKYRVPVIWRGDDTSTIGKDMVACNRDGDVAFMVTDISVDPHAGEVATGRLFSGTLKRGDELIISGLYKTNRIQQVCIFMGEERVEVDNVPAGNIAGLAGMKDAIVGSTLSSKEMTPFESIKHYSEPVVTVAVEAKNTKDLPRLIDVIRKLAKEDPSIRVEINEETGEHLISGMGELHLDIITHQINVDENVPIIASPPIVVFRETVESPAGPVEGKSPNRHNKFYFEVEPLEPAVLEKIQSGDIQMGKDKVAMRDQLIEAGMYKEEAKNVVSIVEGNMLLDMTKGIQYLRETMELVIEGFEEVMRQGPLAKEKCRGIKVKLMDVKLHEDAIHRGPAQVIPAVRSALFAAILLAKANFLEPVQTVFISIPQNLLGNVTHELQGRRGQILDIQTEADMVSLQAETPVAEMFGFAGDIRSVTEGRALWSTEFAGFKPIPQNLFGEKVLDVRKRKGLKPEMPRAADFVS
- a CDS encoding thermosome subunit, producing the protein MAQQLGGTPILVLKEGSERTQGRDAQSRNILAAKVIASAVKSTLGPKGMDKMMVDSMGDIIVTNDGATILKEMDIEHPAAKMMVEIAKTQDDEVGDGTTTAVVTAGELLKRAEDLLEQDVHPTVIVAGFRSAAEKACEILSDSALEVSTADTDTLQKIAQTSMTGKGAGIEKDLLTTLAVDAVRMVAEDNAEKIDTDQIKVEKKTGGRTGDSTLIRGMLVDKGRAHPEMPKRVPKAKIALVNAAFEIEKTEVDAKIEISAPDELQTFLDEERGMLAEMVNMVQESGANVLFCQKGIDDLAQGYLAKADIMAVKRVKERDLKLLARATGGKIITSLDEIRPEDLGGAGVVEEEKIGGDEMIFVKDCRNPKSVSILLRGGTEHVLDELERSLHDALRVTACALEDGKYVPGGGAPEIELALRLRDFAATVGGREHLAIQAFADAIEVIPRSLAENAGLDPIDMLVALRSAHESGKTYAGLDVYKGTIADMLKAGVIEPLRIKTQAIGSAAESATMVLRIDDVIASGAEEQQPEGGGMPPEAGYPGMAMGGAY
- the tfb gene encoding transcription initiation factor IIB (stabilizes TBP binding to an archaeal box-A promoter; responsible for recruiting RNA polymerase II to the pre-initiation complex), with the protein product MERIRTCPECGSKHIVMDPKHADLYCADCGVVLAEALIDQGPEWRAYDQEQAAQRVRTGPPLSYRLHNKGLSTPIPKGLPQTFRLRGRIGLEGGDKTLILALGELDRMASALKLPADVREETAILYREAMHQNLIKGRSVEELISAMLYITCRQYGIPRTLKEIVVVSKMPLKKIRRAYLFLIKEMGIKLAPASPARFIPRFCSMLGLSSSVRERAIQIIRKSGGMGMAKGWSPTGTAGAAIYLASQMSGEPVDESSIAKVAGTTPITIRTRYEEMQKRLQLTSC
- a CDS encoding glycoside hydrolase, encoding MAKEEKKEEERDTIYLVPHTHYDAIWAFTKEDYFYINMLLILKEVAELIEKTNYRFLVEQTFLLEEVEHRYPELFEKLSEQIKAGKLEIVDGEYLMADTMLPAGETLIREILVGKQYVKEKFGVDVPVMWQADSFGLNAQLPQIYTKCGYKYLAFRRGIPENKPSEFLWEGLDGTKILTHWMPLGYRAGLDLTKLEESYKKLKALAATSHILMPSGSGVTMPQPETPAVVEDWNKKRGNEALMKLTTPREFFEALEQETKDRELVVRTGEMYSGRYSEIFPDVSSTRMWIKQGLADYENWMTCVERWGTITWLLNSYYPSDELRESWRKILFIAFHDVIPGTGMDRGYDEVKQYLSFMNTYMAALCPRIFAELVDEESKLGRFTRFMEGGVESASGDIIVFNSLSWEVKNWLEMDLNFQRGHVISVGGLKCGTEEIEVEVIRFTRYTDDSLKYVRLGFVATVPALGYKVYRIIERDPRRLPFDPDFIRIHGNTIENRFFGVEVDPVTGLVDIVHKRGLTRSTTCKANELVLEEETGDLYYHRQKLCIPLKTETGEGVKYGSFRLKNFSIDKSPLRRVINVDTDYYSLRWPYRLTEKMEPRIWRHRFLECSKKIVVYKGLSRIDFVTTLMDKHPRTRTRVRFSTNIKSDSYVCGTQFGTITRPLSEDRCDQQDEFESWVEAPRGVCPSQQWLDYSDDERGLTVIHHGIPENELRDGNIYLTLLRSVSMLSSDGKAGPAVPVPDARELKRYTFRYAIHPHAGDWRTAHSYRRAQEFNVDLDAMQLSRDVKLPQQRSFLKITPLSVMLSALKRAEDKAGVILRFYEADGRETETEIQLFQVPREVTVVNMLEEEDPALTKEVIQDGATLKLTLNPFEIVTLRLAF
- the mpgP gene encoding mannosyl-3-phosphoglycerate phosphatase, which encodes MAERARKGPHDLEHPGGLDLAGVNEPLKKVLFTDLDGTLLDLQDYSYEPALPALEHVKRHQVPIIFCTAKTLAENEYYQELLGVHDPFIVDNGGAIFIPEQYFSFEFEARNQGKYRVIELGASYNELRAALQAIRAETGFSITGFGDMTAEEVAGDANLTLEQAVRAKRKSYNESFIFDEPPEKAAELVAKIEAKGFAVTHGGRYYNIHGKNADKGRAVQKLTELFKREYGSVLTIGVGDSRNDIPMLQAVDQPAVVRNKKGGWLEFGARNLYRAAGEGPNGWVEVVRKFIND